In Hymenobacter volaticus, the genomic window GAATCACCATTTCAACTGCCGGTAGTTGCCGATTAGTGTACGTCAGGTAAAACTGCAGGGCGATACCTGTTATGCCTAACACGGCTCCAACGGCCGCAAAAGTAGTTTTGTAGCTCTTCTCAGCCATGCTAGGTCCTCAGGGTTATAATGGTGGAAGCAGGATAAGTACGACAGGCACGACGCATCAGCTGACCTAGTTCAGTACTGCTTACTCCTTGGCAACGGGCGGCCCTAGCACTTGAATGTCGTGGGCCGCGAAAAGCTTAACTGTTTCATCGGGCGTTGGCGGCTTCTTCAGGCTGGAGAAAGCAACAAATAGCTCTTCCAGTTTCCCGGCGGGTTGCAGCGAAACCAGCGTGTGGCCTTTGGCACTTATCTGAATTCAGGAGTGAGGTACGTTGCGCGGCATAAAAATACTTTCGCCGGTTTTGAGCGAGTACTTCTCTTTGCCTACCTGAAATTAGAATTCCCCTTCCAGCACGTAGAAACCTTCGTCTTGGCTCAGATGCATGTGCAGGGGCGTACCCTTTCCCGGAGTCAACTGGTTCTGCTCGAAAAGCAGCAGGCCCCCATCCGTATCCTTGCCCGATACCTTTATATCGATGATGTTGGTGTTGACGCCCATGCTCTGAATGTGCCCGTGATAACGCCCTTCCCCGGCCGACACTTTGAAGCCCGGCCCGGTTTGCGTATTCCAGTGGAGCAAGTTGGGCATGCTAAATGGCAGCGCCAGCGTAGCCAGCATAAATGTTCTTCTTTTCATGGCTTTCGACGTTTCAGGTTTCCTGTCCAGGCTTGGCGCGCATTAGCTGTCTTCACTCCACTACAACGCAATTAGCCGAAGCATACATATGCTTCGGCTAATATACAGATGCGTAACTGATCTACTTTACTTCAATACTGCGACAGTGGCACCATCGCCGCCCCGGTCGGCGTGCTCATCGGCTACGCTGGCTACTTGGCGGGTACGGTGCAGGTAGTCGCGTACTACTTGGCGGAGTACACCGTTGCCGCGGCCGTGCAGAAACTTGATTTCCGGCACACCGAGCATCACCGCATCATCCACGTAGGCCATGATCTTGTTGAGCGCATCTTCGGCCCGCTCGCCGCGCAAATCCAGCGTCGGGCTGAAGTTCGACATCTTGCCCGTGGTGTCGAAGCCAGAATACTGCGCGGGCGCTTTCCGGGCCGCCTCCTTTTCCCGCTCCCGGATTTCGTTGCGCGTAAGCTTCTCGAGCTGATTAACCTTGACGATGGTTTTCATGCCCCCGAAGCTCACTTCGGCCGTTTTGCCTTTCACGCTCATCAGCTCGCCGTAGCCTTCCTGCCCAATCAGAGCCACTTTGTCGCCGGCTTTGAGTGAACCTACTTCGGCTAGTTCCCGCGTGCCTTTCGGTTTGGGCGGCTCGATTTGCAGCTTCTCGCGCACAAACGTATCCAGCTTACCGCGGGCTTCCTTGGTGCGTTCTTTGTCGGCTTGGCCCAACCGGATTTCCTGGATGGTCGCCTCAATCTGCTGGTTGGTGTCTTTCAGCAAGGCCTTGGCCTTCTGTTTGGCGTCGCGCAGCACATCGAGCGTGGTATCGTCGAGGTACTTCTTCAGGTCTTGGTACTCTTGAGCCGCTTTCTTAAGGCGTCGCTCCTGCTTAACAGCTTCGGCCGTACGGGCTTCGAGGTCGGTTTTCTCTTTTTCCAGACCTTCCAACAGCCGGTCGTAGCGGATTTTGTCTTTACCAACGAGCTGCGTGGCCCGCTCTACAAGTTGCTTGGGCAACCCAATTTTGCGGGCAATTTCGATGGCAAACGACGAGCCGGGCTTGCCGATTTCTAGGCGGTAAAGCGGCTGCAACTGCTCGGGGTCGTAGCGCATGGCCCCGTTCACGATGCCCGGCGTACGCTCTGCAAAGTTCTTGAGGTTGGTGTAGTGTGTGGTGATAACGCCAAAGCTGCGGGCCCGATTCAGCTGTTCCAATATCGCCTCGGCAATGGCACCGCCCAACGAGGGCTCGGTACCCGTACCGAACTCGTCGATGAGCACCAGGCTGCGCTTGTTGGCCAACGTCACGAACTGCTTCATGCTCAGCAAGTGCGATGAATACGTACTCAAGTCGTTTTCCAGGCTTTGCTCGTCGCCGATGTCAAGGAAGATGTCATCGAACATACCCGCCTCCGAGTTTTCGCCGGCCGGTATCAGCAAGCCGCACTGCAGCATGTACTGCACCAAGCCCACCGTCTTCATAGTCACGGACTTACCACCCGCGTTGGGCCCCGAAATCAAGAGAATGCGCTGCTCGTAGTTGAGCTCCATATCGAGCGGCACCACCTCACGTGGGTCGTCTTTGGCGTGCTTCTGGAAAGTGAGATACAGCAACGGGTGGCGCACCTGCTTCCAGCGCGCCACTGGCCGAGCGCTTAAGGTTGGCAACGTAGCTTCCAACTCTATAGCCAGCCGCGCCTTGGCCCGAATAAAGTCAATCAGGCCGAGGTATTGGTATGCCTTGCGCAAATCCGGAATGTGCGGCCGCAGCTGATCGGTCAAGGCCGTCAGAATCCGAATCAGCTCGCGCTGATAGGCGTTTTCTAGGTCCTTGATGTCGTTGTTCAACTCGAACACCGCTTCCGGCTCGATGTACACAGTCTGGCCCGAAGCCGATTCATCGTGAATCAAGCCCTTCACCCGCCGCTTGTGCTCGGCAATGATGGGCAGCACGAGGCGGCCACCGCGGATGGTCGGCTCGGCATCGCCGGGCACCCACCCCTCCGACTTGGCGTGGCGCAGAATACCCGCAATCTGCTTGCGCAGTTGCCCCTGACGCGCAATCAGTTCCTGCCGGATTTGGCTCAGCAAGGGCGAGGCGTTGTCGCGGACGGCGCCTTCGTCGTCCACCACTTTGTCGAGAGCGGCCAGCAGGTTGCGGTCTACTTGTACGCCTATGCCCAACAGGCGCAGGGTCGGGTACAGCTCTTCAGGCGCCTGGCTAAAGAAGGTCAGGGCCTGCCGAATGGTGCGTAAGCTCATTTTCACGGCAAAAAAGGCCGCTACATCCAGGAAAGCACCGGGCAGACTAGCGCGCACCAGCTGCGGGTTTACGTCGTGGTAGTGTGAGCTTGGGAAATCGGCCCCGCTGTGGAGCAGGCCGCGGAATTCATCGGTTTGCAGCAGTAGCTTCTCGAGCTGGTCGTGCTTGGTCTGGAAGGTCATCTTGGCCACAAACTGGCGGCCTAGCGTGCTCAGACACATCGATTCCAGCATTTCGCGCAATTGCGCGAAGCCTATCTTTTGCTCGAAGTTATTGGGAAGAATCAAATCAGGTAGATGGTAATGGGTAGTAGGTATTCAGATCAGAATACGAAGATAAACACGCGGGAAGGCAGGAAAGATTCATTAATTGAAATGTAACGTTACACTTCGTCTTGGTAGGCAAGTTTGACGCTACATCTCCCCTTCCACTCCTAGCCCAAACAGCGCAAAGTCGTACTTCACGGGGTCGGTAGGGTCGAAATCGCGGAGGTGGGCGGTGAGGTCCTCGGCGGCCAGCCAATCCATTTGCTTGCGGTCCAGCAACCCTAGGCGGCGCGCCACGCGTTCCACGTGCACATCGCAAGGGCAGATTAGCTCGCTCATGGGCAGGCGGGTCCAGAGGCCGAAGTCCACGCCCCGGTCGTCTTGCCTCACCATCCAGCGCAAATACATGTTCACGCGCTTGCAGGCTGAGCCACGGGCGGGCGTGGCTACGTGTTTGCGGGTGCGTTGGGGCGCGTCGGGCAGACTGAAGAACAGATTATGGAAGTTTTCGAGCCGCTCTTTTTGCGTGGTACCAAGTAAGAAACCGTCCTCCAGCGTGTCGTGGCTGGTGTAGAACCAGCGCAGCCAGTGCACGAAGTACAACAAGTCGGTGTCGCAGAAGGTACGGTGGCAAAACCCGAGCAGGCGCTTCAGGTCTTCGTCTTCGTGCTGCGTAATGAACTGGTAGGGCGCATCATCCATGCGCCGCATCAGTTCGTGGCATTTGCTGATGATGGTCGGCCGGCGGCCCCAAGCCAGTAGCGCCGCAAACATTCCACTAATTTCCACATCCTGCCGCTGCGTGAAGCGGTGCGGGATGCTGATGGGGTCGTTGAGGACGAAAGCCGGGCGGTTGTAGTGGTCGTACTGCTCCTCTAGCAGGGTACGAACCTGAGCGTGGTTCATTGTTGAAAGCAAGATGAAAGTGGGCGCCTGAGCACAAGGCAGTTTACCAACAAAGCAAAAGCAGTAAGAGGTGAGACTTGCGTTCTAAGGGCTAATTAGCGTTGGAACGAAAGTCTCACCTCTTACTGCTTACGTCTTTGCTTTCCGCTACGGCACGTAGCTCGTCTCGACGCGGAAACGGGCATCGGGCGTAGCCAGGCGCTGCACAGCACGGGGCGAAAGACGCACCAAGATGTTGTTGTTTTCGCCGGTATTAGGCAGCACCCCAATCACGCGCACGTACACCGACTGTCCGTTCATGATGTTGCGCACCTGCATAATGGTACCCACGGCGGCCGTTTTGTGCAGAGCCAAGTACTTGTCGGTGTTGCTGTTGGCGATGCTGGTGGCTAGTCCGCTCTCCGTTACACGGCGCACAATTTCGCTGGCCCGCTCTGGAGCCCGCTCTTCCTCTTTCTCGGTGGCAGGCGCTACGGTTGAAGTGCTGGCTGTATCGCGGGGCGCTCGTTTTGGGTCGGCTGCTCGGGGCGAGCTGGCTGCACAATGGCGGGCGTGGGAACTGGCGAAGTCGTTACCGCGGGCGTCGGGGCAGGCTTGGTGGGGGCGGGCGTAGCAGCTACGGCGGGCTCACGCGTCACGGGCGCCGCGGGCTTGGGGGCGGGTGTGGTTGGCCGGGCCGGAGCCGGTGCGGCGCGGGCTATCAAAATCGTCTGGCCGATGCGCACGTTGTAGTTGGGTGCAAAGCCATTGAGCTGCGCCAGTGCTTGGGGCGTGGTGTTGTAGAGGCGGGCAATGGAAAACAAGGTTTGGCCGGCAACGACCTTGTGCACGCGGTTGCCACGGGCAGCAGGAGGCAGTGTGCGCACGGCCCCGGTTGCGGCGGGCGCTTTGGCAGCTGCCGGCTTAGGAGCAGCTGGGGTAGCAGGCATTACGGCCCGTTGACGTGGCACCAACACCACCTGCCCCGTAACCAGCGCTCCTTTCAGACCTGCATTAGCCTCCACGATCTGCTCGACGGGCACTTTGTAGCGGCGCGCAACGCCATAAAGCGTTTCGCCGGCCGTTACCCGGTGCTTGATAAGCATTTTGTTGTTGCGGTACTCCACCCCAATCGAGTCGGGAGGAGCAACGAAGCCCGAGGCTGCCAGAGCCGAAAAACCAGAAAAAACAAGCGCAACCGACAGCAAAGAAAATCGAAACATAAAACAAACCGGCCGAAACCAGCGGCAACCAAAAAACCCGAATAAAAGAAAGCAAGGCCGGTAACAACCCGACAAGAGTTGCAATCAACCAAAATGCTTGAATAGCTCTGGTGCAGAAACTCTGCCGAAAGTTAGGGATTCGGGCGCAGTCCTGTGCCTGGATATGACGACGGAAATTTTTTATTGCTTGTTTTGCTGATTATCCTGCCCTTATTCCTCTTCGCATGCACGCCATCGGCATTATTCCCGCCCGCTACGCCTCCACCCGCCTGCCGGGCAAGCCCTTGATTGACCTGGGCGGTAAATCAATGATTCGGCGTGTAGTAGAGCAGGCGCAACGCTCGAGCTTAAGCCGGGTGGTAGTAGCCACCGACGACGAGCGAATTCAGCAGCATGTAGAAAGTTTTGGTGGCGAGGCCCTGCTTACGGCTTCCAATCACCCAAGTGGCACCGATCGAGTACGCGACGCCTATCAGCAACTCGCTGTTTCTGCCGACTGCATTATCAATATCCAGGGTGATGAGCCGTTCATCCACCCCGCGCAGATTGATGCCTTGGTACAGCTTTTCAACCGCTCCAACCCGCCGCAGCTAGCCACCTTGGTCAAACCAGTAGTCAGCGACGAGGAGCTGTTCAGCCCGCACTTGCCGAAAGTTGTGCTCGATACGCAGGGCTACGCCATGTATTTCAGCCGCCACCCACTGCCCTATCAGCGCCAATATCCATCCGCCGACTGGCTGCTGCATCACCGCTACCTGCGCCACATTGGGCTCTACGCCTACCGCCCCGATGTGCTCGAAGAAATTACGCAGCTTTCTCCATCTCCGCTAGAACTCGCCGAAAGCCTGGAGCAATTGCGGTGGCTGGAAAACGGCTACCGGATCTTGACGGCTGAAACCGAGCTAGCCACCCTTGGCATCGACACGCCGGAAGATGTGGAACGAGCCCTCATGCAGCTGAAAGCAAACGGCGAGGAATAAGCAGCTACCGGTTCAGCGGCGACTCTGACGAGGCCAGCCTACCGGTATCGGTGCTGCTTTCAGCCTTATGCGCAACGTGTTGCTCGGCCGTATCGCGCTGCTCTTCTTTCATCTCTCTGGATAAAAAGAAGTTGAGCGCTGTCCGAATAACAGCTACGGCGCCCAGCTTGCCAATTTGGTCCCAGCTCGGCGCAATGGCTGTGGAAAGAATGTCGGCGCCTAGCTGAAATTCCAGGGCCAGCGCCAGATACCGAGCCAACGTGAGCCGGATGGCTGTGAAGTCGGCGGTACGGCGCGCCAGCAAGGCTTGTGCAAAAAGCTTAGCCGCCAGCAAAATACCGATGGCAATGGTAAGGGCCCCAATGGTTTCCACTCCCAGCTTCAACCACTGCACTACCGTTACGACGCCGGTTTCAGCTTGAGAAAATAAGGTAATGGGCTCAGTGGGCATGCTATGCGAGGCTTAAACGTGACCCCAACGGAGAATTAGGCGGACTATGAGGCACCAACAACGCATACGCAGCCGAACGTACGGAGGCACTGCGAGATACTCGTTTTACCCGCCGGCTTTTTTGGCTTTGTATTTCTGCTCTAGCAGTACGGCTAGCACTTTGTCGCGGAAGTCGCCTTGAATCAGAATTTCGCCGTCTTTGGCGTTGCCACCTACGCCGCACTTGGTTTTGAGCAACTTGCCCAACGCTTGCAAATCGGCATCTTGCCCGACAAAGCCCGTAATGAGCGTCACCTGTTTGCCACCTCTAGATTTTTTGTCGAGTTGCACGCGCAAATTCTGCTGCTGCGGGGGCAGCGTAGTAGCTTCTTGGTCGCCAGTAGACTGATATTCGAAATCTGGATTGGTGGAGTACACCACTCCTTCCCGGCGGTTTTTATCGGCTTTCATGGGTGAAGTTGTGAAGGATGAGATTGCAAAGTTGCCGTTTAATCGGCGCAATACGGACTAATACACTCCCTGTACCCCACAAATTCACTTCTGAACAGCTTCATTGCTATACCGCTACTTCCAGGGCCAGGGGCGCCAGTTTGGCTTCAAAGGCAATTGCATCCTCTATGTAGTCGCCATCGATGTGAAAGCCGATGGGCGTAGTAGAGCGCACGAGAATGTGGTGCGACGTATGATATACGGCCCCGCCGGAAGTGGCCAACGTGCCCAAGGCCAGCCCCACCCCCACCCGCACGGCCCGCGTCAACGACAAGCCATCAATCAAGCAGACATCGAGCAAACCATCTTCGATGTTGGCGAGGGGCGCGATATAGGCATTGTTGCCGTATTGGGCCGCGTTGGCAAAAGCCAGCACGTAGCAATCTGTGTCGATAAGTTGGTTGTTGAGTTCCACTTGAACGGGGGTCGGCCGGAACCGGCGGTACTCGCGCAACGCCACCTTCACGTACGTACTTAGGCCCCGGGTGCCAGCCTGAGCAAACATCTTGCTTACGTGCGCATCGAAGCCCAGCCCTGCCGTGCAGAAGAAGGGCCGACCGTTGAGGTAGCCCACATCAATACGCTGAAACGTGGGCCGGCAGGCTCGGCGCACCGCACCAGCAATATCGAGTGGTATTTTTAGGTGGCGGGCCAGTCCATTGCCGGAACCGCGCGGCACTACGCCCAGCGCCGCCGCCGTGCCGAGCAGCCCCCGCCCTACTTCGTTCACGGTTCCGTCGCCTCCTACGGCCACCACCACCCGAAAGCCCTCGGCCGCGGCTTGCTGAGCCAACGTTTCGGCATGACCCGCAAATTCAGTTAACCAGATAGCGAAATCTGCTCCAACTTTCGTGGCATAACGCGTCAGCAAAGCGGGCACGTCTTGCGTGCGGTTGGTGCCAGAGGTTGGATTCAGAATAAAGCAGATGCGCACTTTGGAAGCGAATAACGGAGTGGCGAAGCAGCTAATAAAGCCGTTGGAGTAGGCAAAGGTACGGCTGTCGTATACGAGAGCAGCATGTTTCGGCACCAAGCAGCTTAACCAGCGTCAAACTAGTTTATCAGCTATGAGCTCCCTTATGGGGTGCTTGTCTCCACTGACTGTCGAATACTGGATTCTAACCGCGCAGCAATTTCGTTTGACTGAACCACAAAAAAAGGCCTTCCTATTCTTAGGAAGGCCTTTTTATTACTCTTACAACAGCTTAGCCGTTCATTTTCTCACCGAGTTTCTGGATGAGGTCGGCGGTGCGGGTGCTGTAGCCGAACTCGTTGTCGTACCAGCCTACCACTTTTACCAACGAGCCGTTGCTCGAAGTCAATTGCGAGTCGAATACGCATGAGTGAGGATTGCCCACAATGTCGATGCTCACTAGCGGGTCGGTGCTGTACTCCAAGATGCCTTTCAGCGGGCCTTCAGCAGCAGCCTTCATGGCGTCGTTGATTTGCTCCTTGGTTACTTCCTGCTTCAGAATTACGGTCAGGTCAGTCGTAGAGCCATCCGGAATAGGCACGCGCATAGCGATACCATCTAGCTTGCCTTTCAACTGGGGCAACACCAGCCCTACGGCTTTGGCGGCACCCGTGCTGGTAGGAATGATGCTATAAGCAGCGGCACGAGCACGACGCAAGTCTTTGTGCGGCGCGTCTTGCAAGTTTTGGTCGGAGGTGTAAGCGTGCACCGTGGTGATGTAGCCTTTCTCGATACCGAAAGCATCATCCAGCACCTTCGCCATAGGGGCCAAGCAGTTGGTGGTGCAGCTCGCGTTGCTGAGGATGGTTTCGTTGCCAGTCAAGATGTCTTCATTCACACCGAGCACCACCGTTGGGATGTTGCCGGTTGCGGGAGCCGAAATAACCACCTTCTTGGCACCAGCCGTGATGTGCTGACCTGCGCCAGCTTCATCTACGAAACGGCCCGTCGATTCGAGTACTACGTCAATACCCATGTCACCCCAGGGCAGTAGCTTGGGGTCACGCTCGGCCAGGGCCTGAATGCGCTGGCCGTTCACGGTCAGGCTGTTCTCATCGTATGCTACCGTGCCATTGAAACGGCCGTGCACAGAGTCGAACTTGAGCAAGTGAGCCAGCGTCTTGTTGTCTGTGAGGTCGTTGATAGCTACGATTTCCACGTTGTCGCGCTCGAGCAACGACTTGAACGTCAGACGGCCAATCCGGCCGAAACCGTTGATGGCGACTTTGATTTTAGCCATATTGTTAGGGGAATGGGGTGTTTAACGGCCTGCAAAGGCCGGGTGAAAAACGCGGAGCGAAGGTACAGGGCTCGGGGTACTTCGCCAAATCACTAAGCTTTCTACGATAGATTCAATTCAAATGAATTTTTTTTCCTCTGACTATCAATTGGTTTACCTTCCAGAGCTAAACTTTTTAGTGCCGGGGGATTGTCTAAAAGAAGTGAACCTCTATCTTTGCACCACCAAAACGGAAAAGGTCTTCTTATCTGGTCCGTTCGTCTAGGGGTTAGGACAGTAGATTTTCATTCTACCAACAGGGGTTCGATTCCCCTACGGACTACTCGCCTCCCGTTTTGGTTTTCATTTAAAACCCGCTTATCAACCCGATAAGTGGGTTTTTTGTTTTGCTTGGGCTTATAATTGCGCCGCCCCTATCTTGCGGCCATGCATCCACTACGGGCTTATATTCATCGTTTCGTACCGCTCACCGACGCAGAGTGGGCGCCTTTAGCTACGGGCTTGCAGGTGCGTCAACTGGCAAAGCGTGAGTTGTTTGTAACGCACGAGAAGCCTAGCAGCGATATTGCCCTGTTGCTATCCGGGGCCTGTCGGCTTTATTATACGCGCCCCGATGGAGAGGAGAAAACCACGTATTTCTTTTTCGAGAACCACCTGATGGCCTCTTATCAGAGCTGCCTCACGGGCCAGCCGAGCGCTTTCAGCATTGAAGCGCTGGCCCCCACCGAGCTGCTCGTATTCCCGTACAAGCTGCTTGTGGCTCTCTACGATGAATGGCCGGTGTACGAGCGGTTTGGACGCTTGCTGGCTGAGTACCTCGTGCTCGGCACTGATGCTCGCCTAGCCGAACTATTGTTGCTCAGCCCCGAACAACGCTACCAAGCCTTGTTGCGCAGCCACAAAACCAAGATCATGGAGCGGGTTCCACAGCACTATATTGCTTCTTACCTCGGTATAACGCCCGTGTCGCTGAGCCGCATCCGGGCGCGACTGATGGAAGGCGGTGGGCGCATTTCTTAGCTTTTGTTAACGTTTTTCGGCCGCGTGGGTGCTGACCTTTGGAGCATACTTCACCCCTACTCCAAGCGCCATGAAAAACCTCCTGAAATTAGAAGAAGCCGCCGAACTAGTAGTTGCCGTTGCTATCTTCCACCAGTTGCCTTTTGCTTGGTGGTGGCTGCCCGCCCTCTTTTTGGTGCCTGATTTGAGTATGCTGGCGTACGCAATTGGGCCTCGCGCCGGAGCGGCGGCGTACAACCTGTTGCACCACAAGGCATTGGCTCTTGGCGTACTTCTACTGGGCTGGGGGCTCGCGCAACCGCTGTTGCTCCTGGCTGGGAGTGTACTGCTCTTTCACACTGCTTTCGACCGCCTGCTGGGCTACGGCCTCAAGCACTCTTCGCACTTCAAGCACACCCATCTGGGCGTAATCGGAGCGCAGTCGGCAAGCGCTTAGAGGCAGTGTATTTCCGGGTGTAAGCTCGGGCGTAGAGGGGCTTCGTAAGCCCGGCGGCACGGGCGTGGTAGTGGGGCACACTAAAAAATTAACGTCTGTGCGTGGTTTTCTCTCGTAAACCGAGGGACTTATCATCTGAACAACGGCACATGTCCCGCACTATTATTGTTTCCAACCGACTCCCTACCAAGGTACTACGCACTGAAAACAACCTTACATTCCAACCGAGCGAGGGGGGCCTGGCCACGGGTCTTGGCTCCATCTACCGGCAAGGCGACAACGTATGGGTAGGCTGGCCAGGACTATTTGTTGAAGACGAAGCCGAAGAGCGGCACGTACAAGAAGAATTGCTGAAAGATAGTATGGTGCCCGTCTTTCTGACGGAAGCAGAAATTCGGGATTTCTACGAAGGCTTTAGCAACTCCACGCTCTGGCCGACTTTCCACTATTTCACGCAGTACGCCACCTACGAGCAAGAGCATTGGGAAGCCTACGTAGCTGTCAACGAGAAATTCTGCCGCGCAGTGCTAGACCAAGCCGGCCCCGAAGACACTATTTGGGTGCACGATTACCAGTTGCTGCTGTTGCCTGAACTGCTGCGCCAGGCCCGCCCCGACTGCACCATCGGCTTCTTTCTGCATATCCCTTCCCTTCCCACGAGTTGATTCGGGTGCTGCCCTGGCGCAACGAATTGCTGCAAGGTTTGCTCGGGGCCGACCTAATTGGCTTTCACACGTACGGCTACATGCGGCACTTCCTGAGTGCTGTTTCGCAGTTGCTCGGGCACAATTCGCAGAACGGCCAAATTCAAACCCCTACCCGTACGGTCTTAGTTGACGCTTTCCCGATGGGTATCGACTACAACCGGTATGCGAGTGCTGCTGCTTCCGACGCAGCCCTGGCCCACGAGGCGGAATACCGCGAGGCACTACGCAGTTCGCGCGTTATTCTGTCTATCGACCGGCTCGACTACACCAAAGGAATTGCGCAACGCCTACGGGCTTTTGAGGTGCTTTTGCAGCGCTACCCCGAGTGGCGCGACCAAGTGAGCTTGATTATGGTGGTGGTGCCCTCCCGCGACCAAGTAGCCCAATACGCCTCCCTGAAAGAGGAAATCGACGAACTAGTCGGCCGCATTAATGCGCAGTTTAGCACTATCTCCTGGACGCCCATCCATTATTTCTACCGCTCGTTCCCACTGGAAGAACTCGCGGCGCTGTATCGATTAGCCGAAGTGGCCTTGGTAACGCCAATGCGTGACGGAATGAATTTAGTGGCCAAAGAATTTGTGGCCAGCAAGGCCGACCAAAAGGGCGTCTTGATCTTGAGCGAACGGGCCGGCGCCGCACGCGAACTGTCGGATGCGCTCATCATCAATCCCACCGACACCGGCCAACTAGCCGAAGCCATGCACGACGCGCTGGTGATGCCCGAGGACGAGCAAATGCAGCGTATGGCCGCCATGCAAGCCTTGGTGCAGCAGTACAACGTGTTTTCGTGGACCAAGCTGTTCATGGACCGTCTGTCGTACGCCAAGATCAAGCAACTCACGCTTGCCACCGAAACGCTGGATGCGGCTACGCTCACGCAGCTTACCACCGAGTTTGAAGCGGCAAATAAGCGCCTGTTTCTACTCGACTACGACGGAACACTGGCCGCCTTCAATACCAATCCGCAGCGCGCCCAACCCGACGCCGAAATGCTGTATTTGTTGCAGCGCCTAGTGGAAAACCCACGCAATCGGGTGGTTATCATTAGTGGCCGCGACCGAAACACGTTGCAGAAATGGCTTGGGCATTTGCCTCTGGAGTTCATTGCCGAGCACGGCGTGTGGCTGCGGCGCAAAGACGAAGACTGGACCCTGTTCCAACCCCTACGCAACGACTGGAAACAAGAGCTGCGGCCTATTTTGGAGCTGTACGTTAGTCGCACGGCAGGCTCGTTTATTGAAGACAAAGAGTACTCCTTGGTTTGGCACTTCCGCCGCGCTGATGCTGAACTAAGCGCCATGCGGGCCCGCGAGTTGGTGAGCCACCTCACTTTCCTAGCATCCAACACCGACTTGCAGGTAATGGAAGGAAACAAAGTAATCGAAATCAAAAACGCGGGCATCAACAAAGGCACGGCTGCCTCACGCTGGCTGACCGACTACGAACCCGACTTTATCCTCGCCATTGGCGACGACCGTACCGACGAGGACACGTTCGGGGCCATGCCGTCCGAGGCGTACACCATCAAAGTAGGAAGCGCCACTCGCTCCTTGGCCCGCTTCCACGTACGCGGCACCAACGACGTCCGGCAGTTGCTCCGGAAGCTACTTTAGAAAATAGTATTTCAACGCAGAAGGGGCCGTGCATCTAGTTGATGCACGGCCCCTTTTGCGTTGAAATCAAGCTAGTCTTAGGCTGGAAGCGTTACACGAAGTTTGGTCGGTCGAGCTTCTTGGCAATGCGGTAAGCGGCATTCACGAGGCCAACGTGGCTGTAGGCCTGCGGGAAGTTGCCCCACTGCGAGCCGGTTTTAGCGTCTACGTCTTCGCTGAGCAAGCCGAGGTGGTTGGTGTAGGTCAGCAGCTTCTCGAACTCGCGAATAGCATCGTCGAGGCGGCCGACGCAGGCCAGAGTTTCCACGTACCAGAAAGAGCAGATCAGGAAAGTGGTTTCGGGCGTGCCGAAGTCGTCGGCATGGCGGTAGCGGTAGAATAGGCCTTCCGGAGTCATCAACTCTTTTTCTAGCGCGGCTAGGTGTGTATGCGCCCGCTCGGTGGTGGGGTCGAGGTAGCCCATCATGATGAGTTGCAACGTACTGGCATCGAGGTGGGGCGAGCCGATGGCGTTGGCATACGCTTGCCGATCCTCGTTGAAGCACTGCTCGATGCGGCGGGCGGCTTCGTTCTGTAGCTCTAGCGCTAGGGCCTCCATTTCGGGGTTGCCGAGCGAATGCGCCACTTTACGGGCCGCGCTGCTACCTGCCCAATGGAACAAGTAAGTGTAGCAGTGGTA contains:
- a CDS encoding TIGR02757 family protein — translated: MNHAQVRTLLEEQYDHYNRPAFVLNDPISIPHRFTQRQDVEISGMFAALLAWGRRPTIISKCHELMRRMDDAPYQFITQHEDEDLKRLLGFCHRTFCDTDLLYFVHWLRWFYTSHDTLEDGFLLGTTQKERLENFHNLFFSLPDAPQRTRKHVATPARGSACKRVNMYLRWMVRQDDRGVDFGLWTRLPMSELICPCDVHVERVARRLGLLDRKQMDWLAAEDLTAHLRDFDPTDPVKYDFALFGLGVEGEM
- a CDS encoding LysM peptidoglycan-binding domain-containing protein — its product is MFRFSLLSVALVFSGFSALAASGFVAPPDSIGVEYRNNKMLIKHRVTAGETLYGVARRYKVPVEQIVEANAGLKGALVTGQVVLVPRQRAVMPATPAAPKPAAAKAPAATGAVRTLPPAARGNRVHKVVAGQTLFSIARLYNTTPQALAQLNGFAPNYNVRIGQTILIARAAPAPARPTTPAPKPAAPVTREPAVAATPAPTKPAPTPAVTTSPVPTPAIVQPARPEQPTQNERPAIQPALQP
- a CDS encoding septal ring lytic transglycosylase RlpA family protein, translating into MRRVTESGLATSIANSNTDKYLALHKTAAVGTIMQVRNIMNGQSVYVRVIGVLPNTGENNNILVRLSPRAVQRLATPDARFRVETSYVP
- a CDS encoding DUF1622 domain-containing protein is translated as MPTEPITLFSQAETGVVTVVQWLKLGVETIGALTIAIGILLAAKLFAQALLARRTADFTAIRLTLARYLALALEFQLGADILSTAIAPSWDQIGKLGAVAVIRTALNFFLSREMKEEQRDTAEQHVAHKAESSTDTGRLASSESPLNR
- a CDS encoding endonuclease MutS2, which gives rise to MILPNNFEQKIGFAQLREMLESMCLSTLGRQFVAKMTFQTKHDQLEKLLLQTDEFRGLLHSGADFPSSHYHDVNPQLVRASLPGAFLDVAAFFAVKMSLRTIRQALTFFSQAPEELYPTLRLLGIGVQVDRNLLAALDKVVDDEGAVRDNASPLLSQIRQELIARQGQLRKQIAGILRHAKSEGWVPGDAEPTIRGGRLVLPIIAEHKRRVKGLIHDESASGQTVYIEPEAVFELNNDIKDLENAYQRELIRILTALTDQLRPHIPDLRKAYQYLGLIDFIRAKARLAIELEATLPTLSARPVARWKQVRHPLLYLTFQKHAKDDPREVVPLDMELNYEQRILLISGPNAGGKSVTMKTVGLVQYMLQCGLLIPAGENSEAGMFDDIFLDIGDEQSLENDLSTYSSHLLSMKQFVTLANKRSLVLIDEFGTGTEPSLGGAIAEAILEQLNRARSFGVITTHYTNLKNFAERTPGIVNGAMRYDPEQLQPLYRLEIGKPGSSFAIEIARKIGLPKQLVERATQLVGKDKIRYDRLLEGLEKEKTDLEARTAEAVKQERRLKKAAQEYQDLKKYLDDTTLDVLRDAKQKAKALLKDTNQQIEATIQEIRLGQADKERTKEARGKLDTFVREKLQIEPPKPKGTRELAEVGSLKAGDKVALIGQEGYGELMSVKGKTAEVSFGGMKTIVKVNQLEKLTRNEIREREKEAARKAPAQYSGFDTTGKMSNFSPTLDLRGERAEDALNKIMAYVDDAVMLGVPEIKFLHGRGNGVLRQVVRDYLHRTRQVASVADEHADRGGDGATVAVLK
- the kdsB gene encoding 3-deoxy-manno-octulosonate cytidylyltransferase — protein: MHAIGIIPARYASTRLPGKPLIDLGGKSMIRRVVEQAQRSSLSRVVVATDDERIQQHVESFGGEALLTASNHPSGTDRVRDAYQQLAVSADCIINIQGDEPFIHPAQIDALVQLFNRSNPPQLATLVKPVVSDEELFSPHLPKVVLDTQGYAMYFSRHPLPYQRQYPSADWLLHHRYLRHIGLYAYRPDVLEEITQLSPSPLELAESLEQLRWLENGYRILTAETELATLGIDTPEDVERALMQLKANGEE